A stretch of Rhinopithecus roxellana isolate Shanxi Qingling chromosome 12, ASM756505v1, whole genome shotgun sequence DNA encodes these proteins:
- the MPL gene encoding thrombopoietin receptor isoform X2 produces the protein MPSWALFMVTSCLLLAPPNLAQVSSQDVSLLASDSEPLKCFSRTFEDLTCFWDEEEAAPSGTYQLLYAYPGEKPRACPLSYQSMPRFGTRYVCQFPAQEEVRLFFPLHLWVKNVFLNQTRIQRVLFVDSVGLPAPPSIIKAMGGSQPGELQISWEAPAPEISDFLRYELRYGPKGLKNSTGPTVIQLIATETCCPALQRPHSASALDQSPCAQPTMPWQDGPQQTSPTREASALTVGGGSCLISGLQPGNSYWLQLRSEPDGISLGGSWGSWSLPVTVDLPGDAVAIGLQCFTLDLKNVTCQWQQEDHASSQGFFYHSRARCCPRDRYPIWEDCEEEEKTDPGLQTSQFSRCHFKSRNDSVIHILVEVTTAPGAVHSYLGSPFWIHRAVRLPTPNLYWREISSGHLELEWQHPSSWAAQETCYQLRYTGEGHQDWKVLEPPLGARGGTLELRPRSRYRLQLRARLNGPTYQGPWSSWSDPAKVETATDTAWISLVTALLLALGLSAVLGLLLLRWQFPAHYRRLRHALWPSLPDLHRVLGQYLRDTAALSPPKATVSDTCEEVEPSLLEILPKSSERTPLPLCSSQSQMDYRRLQPSCLGTMPLSVCPPMAESGSCCTTHIANHSYLPLSYWQQP, from the exons ATGCCCTCCTGGGCTCTCTTCATGGtcacctcctgcctcctcctggcCCCTCCAAACCTGGCCCAAGTCAGCAGCCAAG ATGTCTCCTTGCTGGCCTCGGACTCAGAGCCCCTGAAGTGTTTCTCTCGAACATTTGAGGACCTCACTTGCTTCTGGGATGAGGAAGAGGCAGCACCCAGTGGGACATACCAGCTGCTGTATGCCTACCCGGG GGAGAAGCCCCGTGCCTGCCCCCTGAGTTATCAGAGCATGCCCCGCTTTGGAACCCGATACGTGTGCCAGTTTCCAGCCCAGGAAGAAGTGCGTCTCTTCTTTCCGCTGCACCTCTGGGTGAAGAATGTGTTCCTAAACCAGACTCGGATTCAGCGAGTCCTCTTTGTGGACAGTGTAG GCCTGCCGGCTCCCCCCAGTATCATCAAGGCCATGGGTGGGAGCCAGCCAGGGGAACTTCAGATCAGCTGGGAGGCCCCAGCTCCAGAAATCAGTGATTTCCTGAGGTACGAACTCCGCTATGGCCCCAAAGGTCTCAAGAACTCCACTGGTCCCACGGTCATACAGTTGATCGCCACAGAAACCTGCTGCCCTGCTCTGCAGAGGCCACACTCAGCCTCTGCTCTGGACCAGTCTCCATGTGCTCAGCCCACAATGCCCTGGCAAGATGGACCACAGCAGACCTCCCCAACTAGAGAA GCTTCAGCTCTGACAGTAGGGGGTGGAAGCTGCCTCATCTcaggactccagcctggcaactcCTACTGGCTGCAGCTGCGCAGTGAACCTGATGGGATCTCCCTTGGTGGCTCCTGGGGATCCTGGTCCCTCCCTGTGACTGTGGACCTGCCTGGAGATGCAG TGGCAATTGGACTGCAATGCTTTACCTTGGACCTGAAGAATGTTACCTGTCAATGGCAGCAAGAGGACCATGCTAGCTCCCAAGGTTTCTTCTACCACAGCAGGGCACGATGCTGCCCCAGAGACAG GTACCCCATCTGGGAAGACtgtgaagaggaagagaaaacagatcCAGGATTACAGACCTCACAGTTCTCTCGCTGCCACTTCAAGTCACGAAATGACAGCGTTATTCACATCCTTGTGGAGGTGACCACAGCCCCGGGTGCTGTTCACAGTTACCTGGGCTCCCCTTTCTGGATCCACCGGGCTG TGCGCCTCCCCACCCCAAACTTGTACTGGAGGGAGATCTCCAGTGGCCATCTGGAATTGGAGTGGCAGCACCCATCGTCCTGGGCAGCCCAAGAGACCTGCTATCAACTCCGATACACAGGAGAAGGCCATCAGGACTGGAAG GTGCTGGAGCCGCCTCTCGGGGCCCGAGGAGGGACCCTGGAGCTGCGCCCGCGATCTCGCTACCGTTTACAGCTGCGCGCCAGGCTCAATGGCCCCACCTACCAAGGTCCCTGGAGCTCGTGGTCGGACCCAGCTAAGGTGGAGACCGCCACCGACACCG CCTGGATCTCCTTGGTGACCGCTCTGCTCTTAGCGCTGGGCCTCAGCGCCGTCCTGGGCCTGCTGCTGCTGAGGTGGCAGTTTCCTGCACACTACAG gagactgaggcatgccCTGTGGCCCTCACTTCCAGATCTGCACCGAGTCCTAGGCCAATACCTTAGGGACACTGCAGCCCTGAGTCCG CCCAAGGCCACAGTCTCAGATACCTGTGAAGAAGTGGAACCCAGCCTCCTTGAAATCCTCCCCAAGTCCTCAGAGAGGACTCCTTTGCCCCTGTGTTCCTCCCAGTCCCAGATGGACTACCGAAGATTGCagccttcttgcctggggaccatgCCCCTGTCTGTGTGCCCACCCATGGCTGAATCAGGGTCCTGCTGTACCACCCACATTGCCAACCATTCCTACCTACCACTAAGCTATTGGCAGCAGCCTTGA
- the MPL gene encoding thrombopoietin receptor isoform X1, which yields MPSWALFMVTSCLLLAPPNLAQVSSQDVSLLASDSEPLKCFSRTFEDLTCFWDEEEAAPSGTYQLLYAYPGEKPRACPLSYQSMPRFGTRYVCQFPAQEEVRLFFPLHLWVKNVFLNQTRIQRVLFVDSVGLPAPPSIIKAMGGSQPGELQISWEAPAPEISDFLRYELRYGPKGLKNSTGPTVIQLIATETCCPALQRPHSASALDQSPCAQPTMPWQDGPQQTSPTREASALTVGGGSCLISGLQPGNSYWLQLRSEPDGISLGGSWGSWSLPVTVDLPGDAVAIGLQCFTLDLKNVTCQWQQEDHASSQGFFYHSRARCCPRDRYPIWEDCEEEEKTDPGLQTSQFSRCHFKSRNDSVIHILVEVTTAPGAVHSYLGSPFWIHRAEGLKLLPADIPVVRLPTPNLYWREISSGHLELEWQHPSSWAAQETCYQLRYTGEGHQDWKVLEPPLGARGGTLELRPRSRYRLQLRARLNGPTYQGPWSSWSDPAKVETATDTAWISLVTALLLALGLSAVLGLLLLRWQFPAHYRRLRHALWPSLPDLHRVLGQYLRDTAALSPPKATVSDTCEEVEPSLLEILPKSSERTPLPLCSSQSQMDYRRLQPSCLGTMPLSVCPPMAESGSCCTTHIANHSYLPLSYWQQP from the exons ATGCCCTCCTGGGCTCTCTTCATGGtcacctcctgcctcctcctggcCCCTCCAAACCTGGCCCAAGTCAGCAGCCAAG ATGTCTCCTTGCTGGCCTCGGACTCAGAGCCCCTGAAGTGTTTCTCTCGAACATTTGAGGACCTCACTTGCTTCTGGGATGAGGAAGAGGCAGCACCCAGTGGGACATACCAGCTGCTGTATGCCTACCCGGG GGAGAAGCCCCGTGCCTGCCCCCTGAGTTATCAGAGCATGCCCCGCTTTGGAACCCGATACGTGTGCCAGTTTCCAGCCCAGGAAGAAGTGCGTCTCTTCTTTCCGCTGCACCTCTGGGTGAAGAATGTGTTCCTAAACCAGACTCGGATTCAGCGAGTCCTCTTTGTGGACAGTGTAG GCCTGCCGGCTCCCCCCAGTATCATCAAGGCCATGGGTGGGAGCCAGCCAGGGGAACTTCAGATCAGCTGGGAGGCCCCAGCTCCAGAAATCAGTGATTTCCTGAGGTACGAACTCCGCTATGGCCCCAAAGGTCTCAAGAACTCCACTGGTCCCACGGTCATACAGTTGATCGCCACAGAAACCTGCTGCCCTGCTCTGCAGAGGCCACACTCAGCCTCTGCTCTGGACCAGTCTCCATGTGCTCAGCCCACAATGCCCTGGCAAGATGGACCACAGCAGACCTCCCCAACTAGAGAA GCTTCAGCTCTGACAGTAGGGGGTGGAAGCTGCCTCATCTcaggactccagcctggcaactcCTACTGGCTGCAGCTGCGCAGTGAACCTGATGGGATCTCCCTTGGTGGCTCCTGGGGATCCTGGTCCCTCCCTGTGACTGTGGACCTGCCTGGAGATGCAG TGGCAATTGGACTGCAATGCTTTACCTTGGACCTGAAGAATGTTACCTGTCAATGGCAGCAAGAGGACCATGCTAGCTCCCAAGGTTTCTTCTACCACAGCAGGGCACGATGCTGCCCCAGAGACAG GTACCCCATCTGGGAAGACtgtgaagaggaagagaaaacagatcCAGGATTACAGACCTCACAGTTCTCTCGCTGCCACTTCAAGTCACGAAATGACAGCGTTATTCACATCCTTGTGGAGGTGACCACAGCCCCGGGTGCTGTTCACAGTTACCTGGGCTCCCCTTTCTGGATCCACCGGGCTG AAGGACTTAAGCTGCTCCCTGCTGACATCCCTGTAGTGCGCCTCCCCACCCCAAACTTGTACTGGAGGGAGATCTCCAGTGGCCATCTGGAATTGGAGTGGCAGCACCCATCGTCCTGGGCAGCCCAAGAGACCTGCTATCAACTCCGATACACAGGAGAAGGCCATCAGGACTGGAAG GTGCTGGAGCCGCCTCTCGGGGCCCGAGGAGGGACCCTGGAGCTGCGCCCGCGATCTCGCTACCGTTTACAGCTGCGCGCCAGGCTCAATGGCCCCACCTACCAAGGTCCCTGGAGCTCGTGGTCGGACCCAGCTAAGGTGGAGACCGCCACCGACACCG CCTGGATCTCCTTGGTGACCGCTCTGCTCTTAGCGCTGGGCCTCAGCGCCGTCCTGGGCCTGCTGCTGCTGAGGTGGCAGTTTCCTGCACACTACAG gagactgaggcatgccCTGTGGCCCTCACTTCCAGATCTGCACCGAGTCCTAGGCCAATACCTTAGGGACACTGCAGCCCTGAGTCCG CCCAAGGCCACAGTCTCAGATACCTGTGAAGAAGTGGAACCCAGCCTCCTTGAAATCCTCCCCAAGTCCTCAGAGAGGACTCCTTTGCCCCTGTGTTCCTCCCAGTCCCAGATGGACTACCGAAGATTGCagccttcttgcctggggaccatgCCCCTGTCTGTGTGCCCACCCATGGCTGAATCAGGGTCCTGCTGTACCACCCACATTGCCAACCATTCCTACCTACCACTAAGCTATTGGCAGCAGCCTTGA
- the CDC20 gene encoding cell division cycle protein 20 homolog: protein MAQFAFESDLHSLLQLDAPIPNAPPARWQRKAKEASGPAPSPMRAANRSHSAGRTPGRTPGKSSSKVQTTPSKPGGDRYIPHRSAAQMEVASFLLSKENQPENSQTPTKKEHQKAWALNLNGFDVEEAKILRLSGKPQNAPEGYQNRLKVLYSQKATPGSSRKTCRYIPSLPDRILDAPEIRNDYYLNLVDWSSGNVLAVALDNSVYLWSASSGDILQLLQMEQPGEYVSSVAWIKEGNYLAVGTSSAEVQLWDVQQQKRLRNMASHSARVGSLSWNSYILSSGSRSGHIHHHDVRVAEHHVATLSGHSQEVCGLRWAPDGRHLASGGNDNLVNVWPSAPGEGGWVPLQTFTQHQGAVKAVAWCPWQSNVLATGGGTSDRHIRIWNVCSGACLSAVDAHSQVCSILWSPHYKELISGHGFAQNQLVIWKYPTMAKVAELKGHTSRVLSLTMSPDGATVASAAADETLRLWRCFELDPARRREREKASAAKSSLIHQGIR, encoded by the exons ATGGCACAATTCGCGTTCGAGAGTGACCTGCACTCGCTGCTTCAGCTGGATGCACCCATCCCCAATGCGCCCCCTGCGCGCTGGCAGCGCAAAGCCAAGGAAGCCTCAGGCCCGGCCCCCTCACCCATGCGGGCCGCCAACCGATCCCACAGCGCCGGCAGAACTCCGGGCCGAACTCCTG GCAAATCCAGTTCCAAGGTTCAGACCACTCCTAGCAAACCTGGCGGTGACCGCTATATCCCCCATCGCAGTGCTGCCCAGATGGAGGTGGCCAGCTTCCTCCTGAGCAAGGAGAACCAGCCTGAAAACAGCCAGACGCCCACCAAGAAG GAACATCAGAAAGCCTGGGCTTTGAACCTGAACGGTTTTGATGTAGAGGAAGCCAAGATCCTTCGGCTCAGTGGAAAACCACAAAATGCGCCAGAGG GTTACCAGAACAGACTGAAAGTACTCTACAGCCAAAAGGCCACTCCTGGCTCCAGCCGGAAGACCTGCCGTTACATTCCTTCCCTGCCAGACCGTATCCTGGATGCCCCTGAAATCCGAAACGACTACT ACCTGAACCTTGTGGATTGGAGCTCTGGGAATGTACTGGCAGTGGCACTGGACAACAGTGTGTACCTGTGGAGCGCAAGCTCTGGTGACATCCTGCAGCTTTTGCAAATGGAGCAGCCTGGGGAATATGTATCCTCTGTGGCCTGGATCAAAGAGGGCAACTACTTGGCTGTGGGCACCAGCAGTGCTGAGGTGCAG CTATGGGATGTGCAGCAGCAGAAACGGCTTCGAAATATGGCCAGTCACTCTGCCCGAGTGGGCTCCCTAAGCTGGAACAGCTATATCCTCTCCAG tGGTTCACGTTCTGGCCACATCCACCACCATGATGTTCGGGTAGCAGAACACCATGTGGCTACACTGAGTGGCCACAGCCAGGAAGTGTGTGGGCTGCGCTGGGCCCCAGATGGACGACATTTGGCCAGTGGTGGCAATGATAACTTGGTCAATGTGTGGCCTAGCGCTCCTGGAGAGGGTGGCTGGGTTCCTTTGCAGACATTCACCCAGCATCAAGGGGCTGTCAAG GCCGTAGCATGGTGTCCCTGGCAGTCCAATGTCCTGGCAACAGGAGGGGGCACCAGTGATCGACACATTCGCATCTGGAACGTGTGCTCTGGGGCCTGTCTGAGTGCTGTGGATGCCCATTCCCAG GTGTGCTCCATCCTCTGGTCTCCCCACTACAAGGAGCTCATCTCAGGCCATGGCTTTGCACAGAACCAGCTGGTTATTTGGAAGTACCCAACCATGGCCAAGGTGGCTGAACTGAAAG GTCACACATCCCGGGTCCTGAGTCTGACCATGAGCCCAGATGGGGCCACAGTGGCATCCGCAGCAGCAGATGAAACCCTGAGGCTATGGCGCTGTTTTGAGTTGGACCCTGCGCGGCGGCGGGAGCGGGAGAAGGCCAGTGCAGCCAAAAGCAGCCTCATCCACCAAGGCATCCGCTGA
- the ELOVL1 gene encoding elongation of very long chain fatty acids protein 1 produces MEAVMNLYQEMMKHADPRIQGYPLMGSPLLMTSILLTYVYFVLSLGPRIMANRKPFQLRGFMIVYNFSLVALSLYIVYEFLMSGWLSTYTWRCDPVDYSNSPEALRMVRVAWLFLFSKFIELMDTVIFILRKKDGQVTFLHVFHHSVLPWSWWWGVKIAPGGMGSFHAMINSSVHVIMYLYYGLSAIGPMAQPYLWWKKHMTAIQLIQFVLVSLHISQYYFMSSCNYQYPVIIHLIWMYGTIFFMLFSNFWYHSYTKGKRLPRALQQNGAPGIAKVKAN; encoded by the exons ATGGAGGCTGTTATGAACTTGTACCAAGAGATGATGAAGCACGCAG ATCCCCGGATCCAGGGCTACCCTCTGATGGGGTCCCCTCTGCTAATGACCTCCATCCTCCTGACCTACGTGTACTTCGTTCTGTCACTTGGACCTCGCATCATGGCTAATCGAAAGCCCTTCCAGCTCCGTGGCTTCATGATTGTCTACAACTTCTCACTGGTGGCACTCTCCCTCTACATTGTCTATGAG TTCCTGATGTCAGGCTGGCTGAGCACCTATACCTGGCGCTGTGACCCTGTGGACTATTCCAACAGCCCTGAGGCACTTAGG ATGGTTCGGGTGGCCTggctctttctcttctccaagTTCATTGAGCTGATGGACACA GTGATCTTTATTCTCCGAAAGAAAGACGGGCAGGTGACCTTCCTACATGTCTTCCATCACTCTGTGCTTCCCTGGAGCTGGTGGTGGGGGGTAAAGATTGCCCCGG GAGGAATGGGCTCTTTCCATGCCATGATAAACTCTTCTGTACATGTCATAATGTACCTGTACTACGGATTGTCTGCCATTGGCCCTATGGCTCAACCCTACCTTTGGTGGAAAAAGCACATGACAGCCATTCAGCTG ATCCAATTTGTCCTGGTCTCACTGCACATCTCCCAGTACTACTTTATGTCCAGCTGTAACTACCAGTACCCAGTCATTATTCACCTCATCTGGATGTATGGCACCATCTTCTTCATGCTGTTCTCCAACTTCTGGTATCACTCTTATACCAAGGGCAAGCGGCTGCCCCGTGCACTTCAGCAAAATGGAGCTCCAGGTATTGCCAAGGTCAAGGCCAACTGA